A stretch of DNA from Candidatus Nomurabacteria bacterium:
CTTAAGTTTAAATGGTGACGGTGGTAAATATGAGTGCTAAGTAAGTGTTCATTTCCCATATATAGAATAGAATATGTTAGCTGCAAGTAATCGTGAAGTCATTGAGTATCAGGATAGTTACTTTGCCAATATGCCTGAAGAAGGTAGGGAAGCCATACGTCTAAAAGATGAAGCATGGAAAACTTCTGTTGCCATTGGTGATCTATATGGTGCTGATCGTCTATTCTCTGGTTCGTATGATAGTATGTATGCATTAGGGTTCTTAGATGAAGCAAGTCAGTATAAAAGAGAGTTCTATGACTTGATGGCTATGTGGGCTAAAGTAAGTGCTTTAAGGGGCGAACTTGAAACTGCACTTAGCTTGGCCACGTTAGCTCAAAGCTATGCTCCACAAGACTGCTTTAAGTTTACAAATACTGATGGGGACGAGGTATTTAATATTAGGCCAGATCAGTACAGAGTTAACGAGAGTGGTGCTTTGGCTCTTATGCTATCAATGTCAGGGGATAAAGGTCATAGGGATGAAGGCAATATAGAATCGAAGCATGCTAGAAGATATGCTGATTTATATGGCCTAGCGGGAAGTGTTTTATTCCCTGAGGCTAATTCCTGTATAAATGGCCTGAAAAAGAGTGAGCTTGTAAGACTAGCGTTTTGGTCTAATATACCTTACGTGGCAATTCCGACTAGGCCTAGTTATGCAAGAGAATCTTTTGCAAAATTTGTACTGGGGAGGCTATATTAGTTACTTTCTCTCTGTTATAATTTGTAGGTATTATGGCGGACAGCAAGTACAGTATGGACGACATTGTCTCTTTATGTAAGAGGCGTGGTTTTGTGTATCCTGGGTCTGAGATCTATGGTGGTGAGGCTGGTCTTTATGATTTTGGTCCTTATGGTTCTGAGCTCTTGAACAATATTAAGAAGTCTTGGTGGCAAGCTAACGTCCAGCTAAAAGAAAACTATGTAGGTATTGATTCTGCGATGTTTAAGAATCCTAAAGTTTGGGAGGCGAGTGGTCACACAGGTGGTTTTTCTGACCCACTAGCAGAATGTAAGAAGTGTAATACGAGAATACGAGTTGATAAGGAGCTCGAAAAAGTTGGTATTACGGCCGATGAAAAAATGAGCGAAAAAGAACTCAATGAGCTATTTGATAGTGCTCGAGATAAGATTAAATGTCCAACTTGTGGCTCTAAGAATTTTAGTGAGGTTAAGGCTTTTAATCTTCTAGTTAAGTCTAATCTAGGTGACTTTACCGATAATGGTGATCGTCCAGTCTATCTTCCAGGTGAGGCGTGCCAAGGCATTTATCTTAACTTTAAGAATATTGTTGATACAACGAGACTTAAAGTGCCTTTTGGTGTGGCACAAATTGGTAAAGCGTTTAGAAATGAGATCTCTCCAAGAAACTTCTTATTTAGAACTCGTGAGTTAGAACAAGCTGATACACAGCTATTTATCAAACCAAATACCAATAAAGAGGCTTACGAGCAAGTTAAAGAAGACAGGTGGAATTGGTATTTGAATATAGGTATTAACCCAGAAAACTTAAGATGGAAGCAGCACGAGAATGTCGTTTTCTATGCTTCTGATGCATGGGATATAGAGTATAACTACCCCTCTTATGGTTTTGATGAGCTTGAGGGAGTTCACGATAGAACGGATTATGATCTAACTCAGCATATGAAGTTTTCAGGAACTGATTTAATTTATACAGATCCACAAAGTGGAGAGAAATATATCCCTTGGGTTATAGAGACTTCTGTTGGTACAGGGCGTTTATTCTTAGCAGTTATTTCTGATGCTTATTGCGAGGAAGAGGTCAATGGAGAAAAGAGAACTGTTTTAAAGCTTAAAGAAGAGCTTGCGCCAATTAAAGCCGTTGTTTCACCACTCCTCAGAAACAAACCAGAGTTGGTAGAAAAGGCTAAAGAGGTTTTTGAGAAGCTTTCTCAAGACAAAATGTGTGAATACGATGATAACGGAAATATCGGTAAGCGCTATCGCAGGGCGGATGAGATTGGTGTACCAAAGTGTATTACAATCGACTTCCAAACTCTAGAAGATGGAACTGTAACAGTTCGAGATCGTGACACTATGGAGCAGAGTAGAGTGAAGATTGAGGAATTGTAGTGTTTAGTGATGTTACTGCGCAGGTAATTGGAGGAGTATTAGTCTTAGTAATAGCGTTTATAGCTAAATCTTTTTCGAGTTATTTAAAACGTAATAGGCGGGAAAATCTAATTAATACTATTGATCTACACGCCGAGTCCAGGTCCGAGCTTGGTGCGGGGGTGGTGGCTATAGATTTCCATAATAATACTTCCAAAACATATGTTTTGATTGAAGCCTGGCTAAGCGGACACAAACTTCCAATCTCTAAGACATCTATTAAACCCATGGATACATCTTATCAGTCTGTAAATATGGGGAATTACAGTTTTGAGAGTCCCGATATTAAGTTTAGCTTTAAAGTAAAAAATGGAAGTAGGCTTTACCAGATACGCCAAAAGTGTAAATCTTACCCAAATATTGATAATACCAGCTTCTTCTTGGCTTCAATTGATCCTGAAATTGAGGGAGTCAAGCTTGTAAGGCCTAATTGATGGGCGAGTATTTGGTGGGGCGGAGGAATTTATTGTGGGTTTTTCGAACTAACTCTCCGTGTTTTTCGGCGGATTCTTTTTTGATTTGAGACCATTCCTCATCACTATTAAACTTAGGCCATTTTTCCTCACGTTCTGTTAAGCTTTGCAATTCGATGATGTAGCAGAAGTTTTGCATGTCTCCGATTTCTTCATCCCAGATCATTAAGATCTTGATTCCGTAGCGCTCCATGATTCGCATAGCGTGCTTTTTGAAGCGTTCGTGAAAAGCTTTGCGGACGTTGTTGGGAACTTCGTAAGTTCTAAATTCGTGTATCATGCCTTTAATTGTAACTTATAAATGCTATATTTAAAGTTAAGTAATCTTTAAAGCAAGGGGTATTTTTTATGAATGTTGAAATAAATAATGTTGCTGTGCTCGTTGCGGCACTATCTAGTATGGTGGTCGGTTCGTTTTGGTATTCTAAGTCTGGGTTTGGTAAAACTTGGATGAAGTTATCAAATGTGACTGAAAAACAGATGAAGGAAGGTGGTTTTTTACCAATGGTTTGGGCGCTGGTGCGTTCGCTTCTAACAGCGTATATCTTAGCGCATGTTATCTTTATCTCTAATAACTTTTTTGGGGGCTCATATTTCGCTAACTCATTAACAACCGGCTTTTACATGTGGTTAGGGTTTGGTGGAGTAATGATGGTTATGCGTGATGCTTTTGAAGGTAGACCTAAGAACTTAACCCTACTAAATGTTGCTAATGAGTTTGTTACAATAATGGTAATGGCTCTGGTGATTGGTTTGATTGGGCTTTAAGCTTAAATCTTCTAACTAGTCGCTATGTCATCCCGGATAAATTCCGGGATCTTTTTACTAAGTTTTATGAAGAAAAGTTTGTTTGAGGATGATTTTTTATGGGGGGCAGGTATCTCTGCGCATCAAGTAGAGGGCGGCAATGATAATAACTGGACAGAGTGGGAGCTAGCTAACGCGACTCGTTTAGCAAAAGCTGCGCCTAATAAATATGGCTACTTGCCTAACTGGCCAAAGATAAAACCTCAGGCGACAGATCCAAGAAATTATGTCTCCGGCCGAGCAGCAGAGCACAAGAAACATTTTAAAGAAGACTTCGAACTACTTCGATCTCTAAATTTGAACACTTTAAGATTTAGTATTGAGTGGAGTAGGATTGAGCCAGTTGAGGGTCAGTTTAATAAGGCTGCTCTTAGGTATTACAAAACTTATTTTAATGAGCTTAAAAGACAGGGTATAAAACCGGTAGTGACACTTTGGCATTGGACTACTCCAAAGTGGTTTGAGTCCAAAGGAGGTTTTTTAAAGCGCTCTAACATTAAATATTTTGAACAATTTGTAGAAGTGATCACAAAAGCGTTTGGTAATGACTTTACTTATGTAACTATTCTGAATGAGCCAATGCTCTATACTTATTATTCTTTTAAAGATGGTAAATGGCCGCCTCAAGAAGAAAGTATCTTTAAGTATTTAAAAGTTGTTTTTAATTTAATACGAGCGCATAAAAAAGCTGCCAAAGTTTTACTTAAGTTTAGAGAAGACTATAAGATCGGTATAGCGCATAATGTAGCTGATTTTTACAGAGGTGATAATAAACTTTCGACTAAGTTAAACGTAAAGTTTTTAAATTATATTAATAACTTCTTCTTTTTGGATCGAATAAAAAAGTACTTAGACTTTGTAGGTGTAAATTATTACTTTGCTGATCGGCATTATGGGTTTGGCTTTTTTGGAAAGAATCCAGATAGAAATAGAAATGATATGGGCTGGAGTATGGAGCCAGCTCGAATTTCTAATGCCGTTTATAGTATTTGGTGCCGCTATAGACTCCCTACTATGATTACAGAGAATGGGGTAGCTGATTCAACCGATAAATATAGAAAGTGGTGGATCGGTGAGACTCTTAAAGAGCTAATCAAACTTAAGAAAAAGGGAGTGAATCTTATTGGCTATATTCACTGGTCGCTGCTCGATAACTTTGAGTGGGCCGAGGGTCATTGGCCAAAGTTTGGTCTAATTTCCGTCAACCGAAAAACTGGAGAAAGAAAAATACGCCCAAGTGCAAAGTGGTTTGCTAATATAATCCAGCGCATCCAAAGTCCCGGACCAAGAAGTGAACCGGTTACAGCAGCTAAAGAAGTCGATAAGTTAAAGTAGAACAACAGTGGTAACTGTGATATAATAAGCTCTCTTATGAGTGAAATTAAAAGATTTACCGAAAGAGACCTTAACTTGTGGCGTCGATGGATGGATGAAGAGACGCATTATGCTCGCGTTATCAAGGGTTATGGCGATGATAAACAACGGTGGTACTTCGAACAGGGTGTAGCTAATCCCGAAGTCTTCTCCTTTAAGCAGAGCATTATGAGGTATCTTCAGGATGCTTTTAGTATGAGGGATCTGGATATTAATCCTATAGACTTTCCAGAACGAGGAAGGCTGAAGTTTGTGCGTGCTCTGGGGAAGTTCTCTCATAACCAGATTGCATGCCTAGTGACAGCTCATGAAGTATTCTATGGCGGCGTGGCGGATGAGATATACCCGTCAACATTGGATAGGTTAGGGGCTTTGCTGGAACAGGTTTCGACTTTAGATGACCCAGGACAGGCTTTTATGGACATGGATCCGCAGATTCAGGTAGCTATGGATAGCCAGATGCTAGTTCTATGGGATTTGCAGAAGTCGGGAGATAACGATAGATTTATTGCAAAGTTGTCATCAACGGCTTTGGCAAGCTCAGTGGCTTTTGTCGCCTGCTCACGTTATTTAG
This window harbors:
- a CDS encoding glycine--tRNA ligase, encoding MADSKYSMDDIVSLCKRRGFVYPGSEIYGGEAGLYDFGPYGSELLNNIKKSWWQANVQLKENYVGIDSAMFKNPKVWEASGHTGGFSDPLAECKKCNTRIRVDKELEKVGITADEKMSEKELNELFDSARDKIKCPTCGSKNFSEVKAFNLLVKSNLGDFTDNGDRPVYLPGEACQGIYLNFKNIVDTTRLKVPFGVAQIGKAFRNEISPRNFLFRTRELEQADTQLFIKPNTNKEAYEQVKEDRWNWYLNIGINPENLRWKQHENVVFYASDAWDIEYNYPSYGFDELEGVHDRTDYDLTQHMKFSGTDLIYTDPQSGEKYIPWVIETSVGTGRLFLAVISDAYCEEEVNGEKRTVLKLKEELAPIKAVVSPLLRNKPELVEKAKEVFEKLSQDKMCEYDDNGNIGKRYRRADEIGVPKCITIDFQTLEDGTVTVRDRDTMEQSRVKIEEL
- a CDS encoding NIPSNAP family protein, which codes for MIHEFRTYEVPNNVRKAFHERFKKHAMRIMERYGIKILMIWDEEIGDMQNFCYIIELQSLTEREEKWPKFNSDEEWSQIKKESAEKHGELVRKTHNKFLRPTKYSPIN
- a CDS encoding DUF1761 domain-containing protein, which encodes MNVEINNVAVLVAALSSMVVGSFWYSKSGFGKTWMKLSNVTEKQMKEGGFLPMVWALVRSLLTAYILAHVIFISNNFFGGSYFANSLTTGFYMWLGFGGVMMVMRDAFEGRPKNLTLLNVANEFVTIMVMALVIGLIGL
- a CDS encoding glycoside hydrolase family 1 protein, encoding MKKSLFEDDFLWGAGISAHQVEGGNDNNWTEWELANATRLAKAAPNKYGYLPNWPKIKPQATDPRNYVSGRAAEHKKHFKEDFELLRSLNLNTLRFSIEWSRIEPVEGQFNKAALRYYKTYFNELKRQGIKPVVTLWHWTTPKWFESKGGFLKRSNIKYFEQFVEVITKAFGNDFTYVTILNEPMLYTYYSFKDGKWPPQEESIFKYLKVVFNLIRAHKKAAKVLLKFREDYKIGIAHNVADFYRGDNKLSTKLNVKFLNYINNFFFLDRIKKYLDFVGVNYYFADRHYGFGFFGKNPDRNRNDMGWSMEPARISNAVYSIWCRYRLPTMITENGVADSTDKYRKWWIGETLKELIKLKKKGVNLIGYIHWSLLDNFEWAEGHWPKFGLISVNRKTGERKIRPSAKWFANIIQRIQSPGPRSEPVTAAKEVDKLK